The following are encoded in a window of Impatiens glandulifera chromosome 5, dImpGla2.1, whole genome shotgun sequence genomic DNA:
- the LOC124938083 gene encoding peptide chain release factor PrfB1, chloroplastic, with amino-acid sequence MIMAMAMADCISNTSIILSSPTPPRTAAPPQLIHISPKRNSCLFSHSVSTSSPHSAFSFSTSVRWYHHVDNSSTALLGPPCSQLTEGVTSESREWAAQDFYALRRDVEIALERVEEIRASAGLKQLQEELTVLEKAATETALWDDRTKAQKTLQDLTDVKDKIKILAEFKNQVEDAETIVGLTEVDSIDSALLEEAAGIIKELNKSLDRFELTELLSGPYDKEGALISITAGAGGTDAQDWADMLLRMYLRWGEKQRYKTKVVEKSTGEEAGIKSATVEIEGKYAYGYLSGEKGTHRIVRQSPFNSKGLRQTSFSGIEVMPLLPEENMKLEIPEEELEYSFSRAGGKGGQNVNKVESAVRITHIPTGVTVRCTEERSQLANKIRALSRLKVKLLVIVEEQRASEIKQIRGDVVKAEWGQQIRNYVFHPYKLVKDVRTGHETSDIVSVMDGELDPFIRAYLKHKYMTAALPAS; translated from the exons ATGATTATGGCCATGGCCATGGCGGATTGCATATCTAATACGTCCATCATTCTATCATCACCAACACCACCCCGTACAGCAGCTCCTCCTCAACTTATCCATATCTCACCCAAACGCAATTCCTGTTTGTTTTCCCATTCGGTTTCAACTTCTTCTCCTCATTCGGCCTTCAGTTTCTCCACCTCTGTTCGCTGGTACCACCATGTCGATAACTCCTCAACCG CTTTACTTGGGCCACCATGTAGTCAGCTGACCGAGGGAGTCACGTCTGAATCAAGGGAATGGGCAGCACAGG ACTTTTATGCTTTGAGACGGGATGTGGAAATTGCCTTGGAACGTGTTGAAGAGATTAGAGCTTCTGCTGGTTTGAAACAGTTACAAGAAGAGCTAACTGTTTTGGAGAAGGCAGCAACAGAGACTGCCCTGTGGGATGATCGCACTAAAGCTCAGAAAACCCTTCAGGATCTCACTGATGTCAAAGACAAAATAAAGATTTTGGCTGAGTTTAAAAACCAG GTTGAAGATGCTGAAACAATAGTTGGCCTTACCGAGGTGGACTCCATTGATTCTGCACTTCTTGAAGAGGCCGCCGGTATCATTAAGGAGTTAAACAAGTCCCTGGATCGCTTTGAATTGACCGAGCTTCTTTCTGGCCCTTATGACAAAGAAGGTGCTCTTATTTCTATTACGGCTGGTGCTGGGGGCACAGATGCACAG GATTGGGCAGACATGCTTCTGAGGATGTATCTTAGATGGGGAGAGAAGCAAAGGTATAAAACTAAAGTGGTTGAGAAGTCCACAGGAGAAGAAGCTGGGATCAAATCAGCTACAGTTGAAATTGAAGGTAAATATGCCTATGGGTATCTATCTGGGGAAAAAGGAACTCATCGTATTGTCCGGCAGTCTCCTTTCAACTCCAAAGGCTTGCGACAG ACAAGCTTCTCTGGCATTGAAGTCATGCCTCTTCTTCCAGAGGAGAATATGAAACTTGAAATACCCGAGGAAGAACTTGAGTACAGCTTTTCAAGGGCTGGTGGAAAAGGAGGCCAGAATGTCAATAAGGTGGAATCAGCTGTTAGGATTACACACATCCCCACAGGTGTCACGGTTCGGTGCACAGAGGAGAGATCGCAGCTAGCAAACAAGATAAGGGCGCTGAGCCGACTAAAGGTTAAACTGCTGGTGATAGTGGAAGAACAAAGGGCATCAGAGATAAAGCAAATAAGAGGGGATGTAGTAAAGGCTGAATGGGGACAGCAAATAAGGAACTATGTTTTTCATCCATACAAATTGGTGAAAGATGTGAGGACAGGACATGAGACATCTGATATTGTATCAGTCATGGATGGAGAATTGGATCCCTTCATTAGAGCTTATTTGAAACACAAGTATATGACTGCTGCTCTACCTGCTTCATAA